DNA sequence from the Armigeres subalbatus isolate Guangzhou_Male chromosome 1, GZ_Asu_2, whole genome shotgun sequence genome:
GTTCTTTGTCTTGATGGCGATTCGGCTTCAATTGATCGAATGTTTGCTGGACCTGAGAATACCAAAATTATCCGTATTAAATTATATATTAGTGTAAGCTTCAGACTCTTACCAAAAGACCATTATATGCCACTAAAAGTGGAAATGTTCTTAGTATTTCCTGCATTTTATTCTCcttcaatgtttccaaaagccaaTTATGCAGCGGAAAACATTGCCTCATGGTTTCGCAAATATGGCGAGCATTGTGTGGAGTAGGACTAACTGCTGAAATACCCAAAGCAAGGTCCTTTATTTGTTCAGGGACTTCAGTGCATTTTGTAGTCATCGTTCTACGGAATAATCTTTTTTCAGGGAGTACATCCTTTCTCATATTACCAACACGGGTCTCAATAATGCCGGTGTGACATCCAAATTGACTACCTCCATGCTTCCAGAAGAAGAATGACTGAAAATGTTAATTATGAAATGGTTAATTATTGCAGTTGCAAAACATAGGAAATACATTTTATATCTAAAAGCATAAAAGACGATAAAATGAAACAACAGATTTGTCAAGAAAGATCAGTTGTATCTTGGTCGCTCTAAAACTCtctaaaataaatacttttcTATTGTACCACGAATAGCGAAAAATTGTCTCCACTATTATactagggagcatccataaattacgtaacgcttatagGGGAGAGAGGGGTTCCCCGAAGTgcgacaatccatacaaaaattttaaatgattcatacaaaaagtgtgacatagaggAAGGGgcggttgaaaatggccaattttggcgttacgtaattaatggatcttcccctaGGTGAATGTATTTGCTGTTTTTCGTTAAAGAAATTGCTCTCATACCATAATATAAATACATACCTCAGCTGGAGCGTCTTCATTCATTCGCGTTGCATGCAGAAAAGGAAACTCCTGAAGTATTTTCTCTGCGAGTTGTTGCTTTTCTTGCCAGGACGGATATTTTGACTTCTTGATGATTCGGTCCTCGAAAAAGTGTGTAGTGAGGATGCGATTCATATGAAGCAAGCTTTTATGATCAGGTATCAGCTCATAATCCAAGTAGCGGTGTATGATCTTTTGGAACTTGGGTTCCTTCTCAAGAATTGAACGTATTGTCTACAAAAAGAATGAACAGTTCATATTGTTAATAGACGAttttaattaattgaaatcTATTGATACTTACTAATTCCGAGTGTTCATCATTTGTTTGGTCTTCCTCTTCGTAATCATCTATCATTGCGATGTATTTTAGAATCATCTTTATAGGCCCTTTCTCAATAATTCCCATATCAGTTAAATCTTTTTCGTTCAGATCACGTAGAATTTCATCGCTGACACGATGCgctgaaataaaattgaagtgaaaatggtgaacaagGATCGCGTTTAAGATAATTGAATATGATTCGATTTTTGAATATCAATCAGATAATCAATATAACGAAGGATGCAATAGCTCCATGGAATTAGGGGAGAAGGAGTAGGTAGATAGATGAACCGAAGTATAAAATAAGTAGGCTCACCATAGGGATATGATTTTGTTGGTTTGAAATAATATACACAAGGGTAATGGCACGTTTTTTCGACAGGGATTCAATTTCTGGCACAGGATCAAtagcaaaagaaattattcagtCAGATGTTAAACATAATCATGCTAGTAATTATCTAGGAGAAACAAAACTTAATTGTCAATTAAATGGGTTTTCGGCAGAGGAGTGTGTGGAAGCACGAAGTATCGGAAATACATGTTGTACCCTTTACATTGTGTTTTAACAttttattctaaaatattttcataaaaactcCACTTCCTGGTATAAAGCTATTCGTCATTGTACTTGAGGCTTATATAATAGTGATCGTCGAATTTGTTACGAAACTGCCATAAACTGTATACTTTTCTCGTTAGCAACTTATTTATACAAATTCGTAGAATATTTTGTGTTACAACTACTTCGTATGCTAAACAATTATTATTCAACTCAATTATATTTAATTCTTGGATGACACATGAAATGTTACTATTAAAGTTCACTGTGTACAAAAGTATGCCATAGAAATATTTGGAACAGTTTTCATATTTTACAACAAAACCTGGACGGAACTCAGTGctattaattttaaattgtgAGATCACTTTTATGTCATTGGGCATGTCAAACAACAAACCAGCAGTATCTATAGTAGACTTCTCAGTGGTTGCGGACGAAATAATGTTTATTTCATCAATATCATACTTATGGTTAACGATCTTGTAAGCTTGCTTCAAGGCCACTCGTTTAGTTAAACTCAAAgttaaattttggaaatttccgcacGTTTTCGCTTGACCCTTTGATTCTTTGAACTTCGATTCAAATTGCATGCAGCTATAATAATAAATTGGACCATTCTCCCTACAAGATTGTGGATAGTGTGCTATGTGGTGAATTTTATTAATGGGCCTACTTTCCGGAAAGCAATGCTTGAAATAAATGTGGAATTTAGCAATTTCTTCTTCGAGTTCGTTTATCATTTCCAAAGAAATGTTGTTGGAAAAACAgataaaacaaatttttaacAAAGAACCAATGATATTTGCAAAATCtacttttgttgtcaaaatatCGTGGAAAATAAACGGGAAGCTTCTCAACAGCAACCAGCTTTGGGCTGCTGATTGGCTTATTGTGTTTCCTTTAGTCTTCAAATTTTTGATTGTGAAATTAGGCGATGGCTTATCACGAACTTCAGTTTCACCGTAATCAAATTCATCAAGCATGCGATTTACATCACTGACTGTTAGAGACTTGGAATCGTACACAATATATATAACAATCTTCTTTATCAccatcggaagaattccttccaaaatgtCATGCATAGGGTCAAATACGTGGTTATTTGGCCATCGAAAATATAGTAGCTCGTGTAAAACACAATCTTGTTTTACGCCACATTGTGAGGCAGTTATCTCGTTGTTATTAACAGCTTCTAGGTCGTTTTTGACACTTTGTGCTGTTCGATGAGGAAAATTATCTCCaaaatttccattttgcaaATCAGCTCGTGTGATCATACAAGCTCTGCAGAAGTAATTGGCTGAAGGTCCCAATAGCCCATACAAGTCATGTATGGCAAGAGTGTCACCCAACACATTCACCAACGTTGCACGTAGTGTGTAAATACCTAAAATAGAAACAACTCATAAATAAACAAATCTTTTTTGTTTAACAGGGAGGTAATTATTTCATGTGCacattaaaatataattatctcccttgattttagtgaaaattcCAAGCAAAAACCTCAAAAGACCTCCGAGatacattatttttaacattaAGAATTCGTCTCGGgtatttaaatttgaaaatacatATACTAACCTGaatcaaatttaatctgaaCACCTTCTTTACTTTCCAGCTTCAACAGATCGCCAATTAATGGCTGAAACACTTTCTTGTATCCATATTTCTTCAGCACACTGGATTTTACCATTAGAACGACGTAAACACGCTCCAAAGACGAATTGAGACGAGAATCAATGTTTTGCAACTTTATGCAAACATTTGTTAATTTGTTGTTGCCTTTCCTGGATCCTAATGGATTTGCATACTCTCCTTCGTCT
Encoded proteins:
- the LOC134206824 gene encoding uncharacterized protein LOC134206824, translating into MEGLRKKVDGDIFAKLTAHRVSDEILRDLNEKDLTDMGIIEKGPIKMILKYIAMIDDYEEEDQTNDEHSELTIRSILEKEPKFQKIIHRYLDYELIPDHKSLLHMNRILTTHFFEDRIIKKSKYPSWQEKQQLAEKILQEFPFLHATRMNEDAPAESFFFWKHGGSQFGCHTGIIETRVGNMRKDVLPEKRLFRRTMTTKCTEVPEQIKDLALGISAVSPTPHNARHICETMRQCFPLHNWLLETLKENKMQEILRTFPLLVAYNGLLVQQTFDQLKPNRHQDKELEQFLRTGIILDKYNWNNVQDPYVKGLLRIFKSLTNRGIKRKAEEQLMQPDEEIALPLIRWIKCNEGDTDVEALRKHATRDLLPHIVCIAERFQHGPYYIQCHGYVIPCSDSACQAVDVFFKMFDVFGIPVPVLLRNVHSLICFRIFKSVQNACSQTVQNLAKGLRKLTSSRNKGRNRRNTLNNIHRSSIYV
- the LOC134218467 gene encoding uncharacterized protein LOC134218467, which translates into the protein MRSLVADLITELRCDLALPETKVQVFINSISSLLSWTQRYSMSVIKTFITTKNLSLDDVDTIKLINNLHVPNITADVQTHKDNIVYIGSRAKCLIPEPVEILLGKRKIIHRVLLHPSRGKKFQNRIKRNQFSQKVKVKKDVCHYISPIDTIRLIMSNPEARDMVENEAPRKDETIRTFQDGRQFSLNTFLNEHPCALRLSFHIDEGEYANPLGSRKGNNKLTNVCIKLQNIDSRLNSSLERVYVVLMVKSSVLKKYGYKKVFQPLIGDLLKLESKEGVQIKFDSGIYTLRATLVNVLGDTLAIHDLYGLLGPSANYFCRACMITRADLQNGNFGDNFPHRTAQSVKNDLEAVNNNEITASQCGVKQDCVLHELLYFRWPNNHVFDPMHDILEGILPMVIKKIVIYIVYDSKSLTVSDVNRMLDEFDYGETEVRDKPSPNFTIKNLKTKGNTISQSAAQSWLLLRSFPFIFHDILTTKGEWSNLLL